From the genome of Triticum aestivum cultivar Chinese Spring chromosome 3B, IWGSC CS RefSeq v2.1, whole genome shotgun sequence, one region includes:
- the LOC123068474 gene encoding non-specific lipid-transfer protein 4.3, protein MARGAATQLVLVAMVAAMLLVASDAAISCGQVTSALSPCISYARGNGANPPAACCSGVRSLAGAARSTADKQAACKCIKSAAGGLNAGKAAGIPSKCGVSVPYAISSSVDCSKIR, encoded by the coding sequence ATGGCTCGCGGTGCAGCTACTCAGCTCGTGCTGGTCGCCATGGTGGCCGCTATGCTCCTCGTAGCCTCCGATGCGGCGATATCCTGCGGTCAGGTGACCTCTGCCTTGAGCCCCTGCATCTCCTATGCACGCGGCAACGGCGCCAACCCGCCTGCGGCCTGCTGCAGCGGCGTCAGGAGTCTGGCCGGTGCAGCCCGGAGCACCGCTGACAAGCAAGCAGCGTGCAAGTGCATCAAGAGCGCTGCTGGTGGGCTCAACGCTGGCAAGGCCGCCGGCATCCCTTCAAAGTGCGGCGTCAGCGTCCCCTACGCCATCAGCTCATCTGTGGACTGTTCTAAGATTCGCTGA